Part of the Pseudodesulfovibrio hydrargyri genome is shown below.
GACCATGGCCCTGCCCACGGACGCCGTGGCCGCCCGCCTGGAACTGGACAAGATCGAGCTGGCCGCGGGCGACGAGCGGGTCGTGCGCAAGGAGCACGTCTCCCTGGTGGCCCGGACCGGCGAGATGCCTTTTTTCGACCTCATGGACGCCCTGGCCCAGCCAGGGGCCGAGGCCTCGGTCTGGAAGCGGGTCATCGACGACCACTCCAAATCAGCCAAGGACCAGATGCTTTTCAACCTGATCGGCTTTCTGGCCAGCCAGGCGCGCATGTACTGGCTCCTGGCCCACGGCGGCAAGGCCGCGGGCAGCCCGTTCATGCTCAAGAAGAAGGCCCCCCTGGCCAAGCGCCTCGGCGCGCGGGGTATCGCCCGGATGATCGATCTGGCCATGGAGGCCGAACTCTCGCTCAAGACCGGTGAACGCAAATACGAAGAGGCCCTGGACATGCTCATGGCCGGACTCATCGACCTGTTCCAGCCCAAGGCACAACCCCGACGGTACTGACATGCACAAGAACGCGCCCCATTACCTCGGCCATCGCCAACGCCTCAGGGAGCGGCTCGAAAACAACCCGCGCGGCCTGGCCGACTACGAACTACTCGAACTGATGCTCGCCATGGTCCTGCCCCGCCGCGACACCAAGCCCATGGCCAAGGAACTCCTCGACCGCTTCGGCTCCCTCAAGGACGCGTGTTTCGTCCGGCCCAGCCAGCTCGACATGGTCAAGGGGCTCGGCCCGGCCGTCCAGGCCCAATGGGCGCTGCTCCAGGAACTCTACGCCCGCCTGGGCGAGGCCGGAGCCCGGCGCGGCCAGACCGTCAGCGCCCCCGACACCCTGGCCAAGGCGGCCATGGCCCGGCTTGGACACAAGGACACCGAGGAGTTCTGGACGGTCTTCATGGACACCAAGAACCGGATCATCGCCTGGGAACGGATGAGCAAGGGCACCACCAACGCCACCGCCATCTTCCCGCGCGAGATCGCGGCGGCCGCCCTGCGCCTGGAGGCCACCAACATCATCCTGGTGCACAACCACCCCGGCGGCGGCAGCGAACCGTCCTCCGAAGACATCCGGCTCACAGCCAAGGTGGCCGAGGCGTGCGCCAGCCTCGACATAAACGTGCGCGACCACATCATCGTCACCGATCACGACTACTACAGCTTCAACGAATTCGGGAGGCTCTAGATGCGTGAGATGGCGGCCATCGTCCGGGGCAGGGTGCAGGGGGTCTGGTTCCGGGGCTGGACCCGCGAAACCGCCCGCGCCATAGGCGCCACCGGCTGGGTGCGCAACCTGCCCGACGGGACCGTGGAAATCCTGGCCCACGGCACCGACGCACAGCTCGACCAACTCGAAGCAGCCCTCTGGCAAGGCCCGCCGCTGGCCCGCGTCACCGCCATCGAATCCCGCCGCGCCGACACCGACGCCCCCCTGCCCGATTTCAGCGTGCGCCGCTAAGGCGGGGTCTCGGCCAGACGCGATCGACCGACGGCCAATCCAGCTAAACGAAAAGAGAAAAGCCCCTGATAGGGACTTTCCCGGACGCTTTCCCGGACGCAGGTGGGCCGGCCGCATCCAAGACGTCCGCCCAATGTAGGCGCTTGGCCTCCCCGACTACCCCTCCTCGAGCGACTTGACGAAGTGGTCCAGGATGAAGTCCTTGTCCAGACGGGCGCGATCCTCTTCGGGGAGGAGGAAAAAGGTCAGTGAGATGCCGACCAGCGAGGCGAGTTGCAGAAAGGCCCGGGTCTCGTGGCCGTCTTCCCGCGTCCCGAGCACCCGCCCTTTTCTCCGCCGGAAAAATTCCGTGACAACGTCCGACACCTCGGAGTCCATGGCCCCCAGGAGCAGCAGCCGCAGCTTCTGCTTTCTCGGGTTGTCCTCCTCGGCCAGCAGGTCCGCCAGGACCTCCCGTTCGAGTTGCTTGGGATCGGATGCCAGTTTGAAGTTTTTCATGGAAAGGATGACTTCGCTGAACAACTGTTTCTTCGAACCGAAATAGCGGTTGATCAGCGTGAGGTTCACCCCCGCCGCAGCGGCGATATCGCGCGTCCCGACGTTTTTATAGATGTCCTGCGAGAACAGTGTTCGCGCGGCCGCGAGGATGCGCTGCCTCGTTTCGGCCGCGTTGCGCGGATATTGCCCGGAGGGCTGAGCCTGAACATTTTTTTCCTTGGCTGTCGGCATGGGTGGCTTTCCTTACAACGAGCTTGACAGGAGCGACATTGCCACATTAGTAAGATGTAGTCAATTGATTACATAGCTGGGAAGCCTTCCTCGGGCCGTCCGAGTCGGACTCCCGACGGCAAACAACGGGGG
Proteins encoded:
- a CDS encoding TetR/AcrR family transcriptional regulator, with product MPTAKEKNVQAQPSGQYPRNAAETRQRILAAARTLFSQDIYKNVGTRDIAAAAGVNLTLINRYFGSKKQLFSEVILSMKNFKLASDPKQLEREVLADLLAEEDNPRKQKLRLLLLGAMDSEVSDVVTEFFRRRKGRVLGTREDGHETRAFLQLASLVGISLTFFLLPEEDRARLDKDFILDHFVKSLEEG
- the radC gene encoding RadC family protein gives rise to the protein MHKNAPHYLGHRQRLRERLENNPRGLADYELLELMLAMVLPRRDTKPMAKELLDRFGSLKDACFVRPSQLDMVKGLGPAVQAQWALLQELYARLGEAGARRGQTVSAPDTLAKAAMARLGHKDTEEFWTVFMDTKNRIIAWERMSKGTTNATAIFPREIAAAALRLEATNIILVHNHPGGGSEPSSEDIRLTAKVAEACASLDINVRDHIIVTDHDYYSFNEFGRL
- a CDS encoding acylphosphatase, whose protein sequence is MREMAAIVRGRVQGVWFRGWTRETARAIGATGWVRNLPDGTVEILAHGTDAQLDQLEAALWQGPPLARVTAIESRRADTDAPLPDFSVRR
- a CDS encoding DNA polymerase III subunit delta: MANRPRYLFLICPDPQLIKAQVDERLKASGQDGWEIKPFWGDDDDPLPPAFWTDLTIKSLFPQPKALVLRRAHALKADQWDKLDASVKGLGNDIYPIFCLEGEWKGKKPSIPPALSRRGLYKKARDAGWVWESPGLDQRSLTDFVKGWAAKAGLTFEPGAGQALTMALPTDAVAARLELDKIELAAGDERVVRKEHVSLVARTGEMPFFDLMDALAQPGAEASVWKRVIDDHSKSAKDQMLFNLIGFLASQARMYWLLAHGGKAAGSPFMLKKKAPLAKRLGARGIARMIDLAMEAELSLKTGERKYEEALDMLMAGLIDLFQPKAQPRRY